The Micrococcales bacterium nucleotide sequence CCACTAGCAGCTGATGTTGCCAGGCATCCACCCAGCCCGGTAGCCGCCACTCGAAGTAAACCCACAGGCCAGGCCCCGAAAACCCGCCACCCGACCACACTCAACCAAACGTAACCTCAGTCGTGGTGAGCCAGAACGGCCTGCGGTGTCGCTACACCAAAACGCCTCATCGCATGGTGTCGTAGCACCGTTTCACCAAGGTAGGCCGGAGCAGCGGTGCAGGTGGGTTGCCCAGTTGCGAGACGGCAATTGGTGTAACGACCCCACACGATGAGGCATAACGATGTAGGTGCCCCATTCGATGCCTGAGCCGGATCATTCGATCATCAGGTTGGGCCACACATGGCGCTTGTGGCACAATGTCCCATTGGCTTGCCGGGCAGTCGCCTGCCACAGGGGGATCTGACCACCGGCCAGCCGGATTTGCGCCCATCAAGATGCGGCCTGAGGCCGCCCGCAAACGTCCGTGACCTGTGGCACGTACGGGAAAGACGTCCGCTATGCAAAAGCTCGACGCCGTTGACCAGCCAACTCTGCGAGACGACATCCCAGAATTCCGCGCCGGTGACACAGTCAAAGTCCACGTCAAGGTGGTTGAAGGCTCCCGCTCCCGGGTCCAGGTCTTCCAGGGCGTCGTCATCGCGCGGCGCGGCGAGGGTGTGCGGGCCTCGTTCAAGGTGCGCAAGGTCTCGTTTGGCGTGGGTGTGGAGCGGACCTTCCCCGTGCACACTCCAACAATTGACCACATCGAGGTTGTCACCCGCGGCGACGTGCGCCGGGCCAAGCTCTACTACTTGCGCCAGCGCCACGGCAAGGCCGCCAAGATCCGCGAGCGGCGTGAAGCCCGAAGCTAGCCGTCTCACAGTGGGCCAACGCCCCCGCATCGGTCACGACCGGGCCAAAGCCATGGCCAGCACAGGCCCGGCCAACCAGCCCAGGTTGTCGAACCGGAACGCGTTTGGCCAACAGCCGCCCAGCCATGGTCCAAACTTGAAGCTCGAGCTGAGCTTGTTGGAGCGCCATCAGACAATTGCCGGCCTCGATGAGGTGGGCCGGGGCGCCCTGGCCGGCCCAATTTGTGTTGGCCTAGTTTGCCTGACCAAAAAGGCCGCCCAAAAGTCACCCCCGCCCGGACTGAACGACTCGAAACTGCTGACTGCGGCCCAACGTAGTGTCTTGGTGCCAGCCATTGACACCTGGGCCAGCCGCTGGACCTTGGGCTGGGCCTCACCTCGCGAAATTGACGGTGGTGGAATGACAAAGGCCTTGCGCCAGGCCGCCTGGCGCGCTATCGCCGCCCTGCCGGCGCCGCCAGATCAGGTGATTCTCGACGGATCGCATGACTGGCTCTCGGCTGGTCCAGACCTGTTCGAGCTCGAGGCCGCACCCTACTATGGCCCAGTCACAACCAAAGTCAAGGCTGATCAGGCCTGCGCCTCGGTAGCTGCGGCCTCGGTCGTGGCAAAAGTGGCTCGTGACCAACTAATGTCGGAACTGGACGCCACCTACCCTCTCTACGGATGGGCGGCTAACAAGGGCTACGGTTCTCAAGGCCACCGCCAGGCGCTGGTCCAACACGGCCCGTCAATACTGCACCGCCTGTCCTGGGCGTTGCCCGCGCCGGCGGCAGACGAAACGTGAGAGGCTAGCCAGGTGTCATCCAAATCCCCGGAAACCACAGACGATTCGCTGTCCCCAGTGGCCCGTCACTCTAAGGAAGGGTCGTCCAAGACACAGCCGGTAACGCCAACCGGAAAGACCCTTCGTTTCCTGCGCGAGGTCGCCATTGTGGTGGTGGCGGCCTTGGTCTTGTCCTTCCTGCTCAAGACCTTCCTGATCCAGTCCTTTACCATTCCATCAGGTTCAATGAACCCGGTACTGGAGCGGGGTGATCGGGTGATAGTGACCAAGCTGGCCCCTGGCATGCTCAAAATCCATCGCGGCGACATTGTGGTCTTCACCGACCCGGGGCAATGGGTCCAGGATCAGCCGGTTCACCCACAGCGCACCGGCCTGGCCCGGGTCGTTCGCGCCATCACCACCGAGATTGGCTTGACCCCGGTGGACGGCACCGAATACCTGATCAAACGGGTGATTGGGCTGAGCGGCGACCGCGTGGCCTGTGCCGGCCCCGGCAAGCCGCTGACCGTCAATGGCGTCGCCATCGACGAGACCCTTTACTTGCCAGCAGGGGCCGCGCCTTCCGGTACGGCCTTTGACGTGGTGGTGCCAGATGGCGCCTTGTGGGTAATGGGCGACAACCGGGCGGCCTCGTCCGATTCACGGGCCCATATGGATGAAGAACTCGGTGGGGCGGTGGCCAAAAGTCGCGTGGTTGGTGTGGCGCAGTTGCGCTCCTGGCCCATTGGCCGTTGGTCGGTTCTACGCAATCCGGGCCAGGTCTTTGCCGAGGTTCCAAACGCCGAAGATAGGTCAGCCCCTTGAGCGCGGAAGACCTCGAGGCTTATGAGGCCGAGTCCGAGCTAGCCCTTTACCGCGAGTACCGCGATGTGGTCTCGCTGTTTGCCTATGTTGTTGAGACCGAACGCCGGTTCTACCTGGCCAATCAGGTCGACTTGCAGGTGCGTTCGGCCGGTGGCGAGGTCTTTTTTGAGGTGGCCATGGCCGACGCCTGGGTCTGGGATGTCTACCGCACAGCCCGGTTTGTCCGGTCGGTCCGGGTGGTGACTTTCAGGGACGTCAACATCGAGGAGCTGTCGAAGCCTGACATGTCCTTGCCCTAGGGTGGTGGCCAATGTCGTTTGCGCGCGGGGGTGGCCAGCACGGCGCCGGGCCGCCCAAGAAGCAGTCCGCCGGCGGGAAGCGTAGTCCCAGCCAGCGGACCAAACGCATCCTGGCCGAGGTGGCCTTCACGCTGCTGGTGGTGCTGACCGCGTCGTTTGTGCTGAAGACGTTCATCATCCAGTCGTTTTGGATCCCCTCTGGCTCGATGGAGACCACTTTGGAGCAGCAAGACCGGGTGGTTGTGACCAAGCTGGCCCCTCAGGTTTTGTCGATCCACCGTGGTGACATTGTGGTTTTCCACGACCCCGGCGGCTGGGGCACGCATGTGGCAGCGGTGGCTGACCGCGGTGCCGTCCAATCCTGGATTCTTGGCATCACTCAGGCCCTTGGTCTGGCTCCCACCAGCTCAGAGGAGTACCTGATCAAGCGGGTGATTGGGCTGCCGGGCGACCATGTGCAATGTGCCGGCGACGGCGCACCAATCGAGGTCAACGGTGTGGCCCTGAACGAGACTTACCTTCAAGGGGGTATGGCGCCTTCTAATGAGGCTTTTGATGTCAAGGTGCCCGATGGCGCGTTTTGGGCCATGGGCGACAACCGCAGCGGTTCGTATGACTCGCGCGGCCATCAAGACCAGGAGCTGAGAGGGGCTGTGCCGATCGACAAGGTGGTCGGCGTGGCTCAGCTGCGGACCTGGCCGTTGAGCCGGTTTGGTGTTATGCGCAATCCCGGCGACGTCTTCAGGGATGTCCCTGAACCCTGATCTGCCGCCAGACCGAGGTTTCGCATACTCCTTCCCGCGGCCAGACCGAGGTTTTGCATACTCCTTCCCGCGGCCGCAAACAAGGCTGGCGCAAGCTCCCCTGGATTCATCCTATGAATTGATGGCCCACAGGCACAGATGCGGGCCTGGCCACAACAGTCCACACTGCTGGGCTCATGTACAACTGTTCCACGGCTGGCGGCGTTGATCTCTCGCGCCAGGCCTTGGGTCGCTTCGGGGAGGCGCGGGCGGCGCGCTACCTCGAATCAATTGGCTACCAGGTGGTCGAACGGAATTGGCGCAGCCGCGCCGGTGAGGTTGACCTGGTTGCGCTAGATGCCGACTGCCTGGTCTTTGTCGAGGTCAAGACCCGGTCTTCCCTAAACTTCGGTTCACCAGCCGCAGCCATTAGTCCGGCCAAACTGGCGCGGTTGCGTCGCCTGGCAGGCGCCTACCTGGCTGAGCGCAGGCCTGGCGTCGACAAGGTGCGGATCGACGTGGTGGCAGTGCTGACCGGTGGTGGGCCCAACCGCCTGCAGCATTTCAAGGCGGTGCAAAGCTGATGTCGAGGATTGGCCGCACGCTGGCGGTGTCGTTGATGGGCCTTGATGGCTACGTGGTTGAGGTCGAGGCCCTGGTCCAGCGGGGACTGCCTAGTTTTGTGCTGGTCGGCTTGCCGGACACATCCCTGGGCGAGTCGCGCGACCGGGTCAGGGCGGCCTTTGCCGCCAGCGGCTTGCAGTTCCCGGAGTATCGCGTCACCGTGAACTTGTCGCCGGCCTCGCTGCCCAAGTCCGGATCTGGGTTTGACCTGGCGATTGCCGTGGCGGTGTTGGCCAGCGCCGCCCTGATCGATCCTGAACGCAACCAAAAGGTGGTCTATCTGGGCGAGTTGGCCCTAGACGGCCGGACCCGGCCGGTACGAGGGATTCTGCCGGCTGTGGTTGCGGCCAAAGCCGCCGGCTACCGGCGGGTGGTTGTTTCTCCGGGCAATGCAACCGAGGCCAAATTAGTTGATGGCGTCAAGGTGCTTGAAGTGGTTTCTCTGGCCGACCTAGCCCAAAAGCTTGGCGCCCAGGTCGACAAGGTGCCGCCGGTCGAGCCAGCCGCTGGCCAAGTGCGTCCACACAGGCAAGCTGGCCCAGAACTGGATCTGACCGAGGTTCTGGGACAACCCGAGGCCCGCAAGGCCTTGGAGATTGCGGCCGCTGGCGGTCACCACCTGCTGATGACCGGACCGCCGGGCACAGGTAAGACCATGCTGGCGGCCCGCCTGCCCGGTTTGCTGCCTCCGCTAAGCGAACGCGAGGCCGTGGAAGTGACGGCCATTCACTCGGTCGCTGGAGTGCTTAGAGCCGAGGACGGTCTAATCACAAAGCCACCTTTCCAAGCGCCACATCACACCGCCACCCCGGCGGCGATTGTTGGTGGTGGCACTGGCCTGCCCAGGCCTGGGGCGGTGTCTTTGGCTCACCGAGGGGTGCTGTTCCTTGACGAGGCGCCAGAGTTCAATGTCCGGGTATTGCAGACCCTGCGTCAGCCCTTGGAACGGGGTGAAGTGGTCATCCACCGTGCCGCCGGCATGGCCCGTTTCCCGGCCGAATTCCACCTGGTCATGGCGGCCAACCCATGCCCTTGCGGGCAGGGCTGGGGCCAAGGTCAGGCCTGCAAGTGCACGTCAATCGCCAAGCGACGCTACTTTGGGCGGCTCTCGGGACCACTGCTGGACCGAATGGACATGGTTGTAGGGGTCGAGCCGGCTAGCGGCCTGTCGCTGAACAAAACGGCAAGCGGCGAATCAACGGCAGCTGTGGCCCGGCGGGTGGCCAAGGCCAGGATCAGGCAGCGCCAGCGCTTCGCCAAGCTGGGCTGGCGGCTGAACTCCCAGGCACCGGGGGCCTACCTGCGCTCACAAGTCGAGCCGGGAACCTACATCGACAAAACCCTGCGCCGGTCGCTGGACCAAGGTTACTTGTCACTGCGAGGTGCGGACCGGGTGCTCCGGGTGGCCTGGACGGTGGCTGATCTGGGCGGTCAAGATGCCCCCACCAGCGACGATCTCGACCTGGCCCTCCTGCTGAGACTTAGGGCAGTGTCATGATCCGATTGCCATTCGACCTGGACGACCCGGTTTTGGCGCTGGCGGCCTGGAGCCGCCTAGCCGAGCCAGGCGACCAAGACGCCGTTCGACTAGTTCGCGGGGTCGGGCCGGTCGAGGCCCTGCGCTGGCTGGTGACCCAAAGAAAGCCAGACTCCGCCCAGAGCGGCGGTGGCCTGGAGCGGGCCATGAAACGGTGGTCGGGCCGGTTGGAGGGCCTAGATCCACGGCGTGAACTGAAAGTGCTTCACCGCCTCGGCGGCCGTTTCATCACCCCCGATTGTCCGGCCTGGCCGGCCGGTTTCGAAGACCTAGGGCTGGCGGCCCCGCTGAGTTTGTGGGTGCTTGGCGGGGCCGAGGCCCCGCTCGAACAGTTGTGGGGCCGCTCGGTTGCCGTGGTTGGGGCCAGGGCCTGCACCCACTACGGCGAGACTGTGACCTTCTCGCTGGTTAGCGGGCTGGTGGCAGCCGGGACCACGGTCGTCTCCGGTGGCGCCTTTGGCATAGACGCGGCCGCCCACCGCGCCGCCCTGGCGGCCGGCGGCCGCACGGTTGCCGTTATGGCCGGCGGAGTCGACCGACTGTACCCGGCAGCTCACGAAGACCTGCTCAAAGAGGTGGCGGCCAGTGGCGCGGTCATTTCGGAGGTGCCGCCTGGCTCAGCCCCAAGGCGCGAACGCTTCCTAGAGAGAAATCGTCTGATGGCGGCCATGACCGCCGCCACGCTAGTGGTCGAGGCTGGCTGGCGATCTGGGGCCCACCGCACCGCCAGCACCGCGGCTGAACTGCTGCGGCCGGTAGGGGCCGTGCCCGGGCCGGTGACCTCGGCCGCCTCAGCCGGTTGCCATCGACTGATCCGCGAGGGCATAGCCACTCTGGTCGGTGACGCAGCTCAACTAATCGAGCTCAGCGCCGCCATTAGCCAGGCCCCCGAACCCATGACTGCCTGTCCCTCCGGGCCCCTTGACGGCCTGTCTCTGCCCGAGCGCCGTGTCTTCGACGCCTTGCCGTTGCGTGGTGCCGCCAGCGTCAGCCAGTTGGTCAAGTCCTCCGGCCTGGATGTCAGCCAGGTCCTGGCCGCCTTGAGCCGCCTCGAAAGATCAACCAGGGCCGCCAACACTGGCGGCTTGTGGCGCCGTCACCAACCCCAAGCCAAGCTCGCCCACAGATAGGAACCCTGATGCAAGCTCAAGACACGCCTAATCCCCGCCGGAACCGGTCACGATCCCACCGGGCCACCAGTCCGGCGCTGCGAGGACCAGGCCGCCGGCACAGCTCTGGCCGCCGGCACAGCTCTGGCCGCCGGCACAGCTCTGGCCGCCGGTCAGGCCCAGCCAGTAGTCCGCAATACCGCGTTCGCACAGGTCAGCGTTCCGCGCTGGCCAAATCAAGCCGGCAGAACCGAGGCGCCAACAAGACCCGGGGGCGCCGGACCACCGCCTTGGTGAGTTTGGTCGCGGCTGCGGCAGCCGGCATCGGACTGATGATGGACACCACCACCGCCGCAGCGGTACCGGCTGGGCTGGTGGCGCCCTACACCTGGGTTCCGGGCAACTTTGGCAACTCAAACGGCGGCACCTATTTGGGGCGCCTGATCTCGATGAACGCCGCCACCAAAGCGGCCGGTCCGTATGTCTTCTGCATAACCGCTGGGGCCGCCACACCGGTCAACCCGCGTTTGCAGGCGGTCCAAACCGGCGGTTTCAATGGTGAGATGGGATATTTGATCACAAGATTCCAGAACAATGCCGCCCAAAACAACCCGCAGGCTCTGTCCTACCTGGCCCACGCCTCTTATGACAGCGGCAACGGTATTAGCGGGGCGGCCGCCCGGGCGCTAGTGGTCAAGAACACGCCGGCGGCCATTGTGACGCGGGCGAACCAGCTAAGAGCCGAGGCCAAGGAGTATTCCGGCGTACCTAAGGTGGTCATCAAGGCGGTCAAGGGCGACCTGGCCAGGCACGAATACCAGTACAGCGTTGAGGTTCTCACAGCCAACGGGCGTCACCGCCTGGCCGGCGCAGTGACCTTGACGCTGACCCGCACCAGCGGGACGGGCAAGGCAGTTTTCAAAGACAGCGGCACAGCCAGCTTGACGGTTCAGGCTGTGACCAACGCCGCCCGCCCGGTTATCGTCTCCTATTTAGGACTTGGAGCCTGGCAGATCAACGGCACCACCAAAGCTGTCTACCCCGGCAACGGGATCAGTGTCTTCACCGAATCGGGCCACCAAACTTCGATCGGGGCGGCGCCGGCGACGCCAGCGACCGCCGGCCGGTCGGCTTTGTCCGTCGGGGCTCGTACACCAACTATCACCACCCAGTCGACCGCCACCGGCGGTGTCCAATTTGGCCAGGGTGTGGCTGATCGGGTAGCGCTTGAGAACGGCTGGCCCGGCGACACGGTCAGCGTCAAGGCGGAACTGTGGAAGGTGGCCAGTGCCGGCCAGGCGCTACCCGCTGTCACATCGACTATGCCGGCCAACGCGGTTATGGTCCACCAGGCCACCGCCATTCCGGTGACGTTTGCCGCCAACGGCACGGCCCAAGTCGCGGTGCCTGCTTTCGCGCCCAGCGTGGACGATGCCGCCGGCTGGTACACCTGGCGAGTCACCA carries:
- the lepB gene encoding signal peptidase I; translated protein: MSFARGGGQHGAGPPKKQSAGGKRSPSQRTKRILAEVAFTLLVVLTASFVLKTFIIQSFWIPSGSMETTLEQQDRVVVTKLAPQVLSIHRGDIVVFHDPGGWGTHVAAVADRGAVQSWILGITQALGLAPTSSEEYLIKRVIGLPGDHVQCAGDGAPIEVNGVALNETYLQGGMAPSNEAFDVKVPDGAFWAMGDNRSGSYDSRGHQDQELRGAVPIDKVVGVAQLRTWPLSRFGVMRNPGDVFRDVPEP
- a CDS encoding ribonuclease HII, translating into MGQRPRIGHDRAKAMASTGPANQPRLSNRNAFGQQPPSHGPNLKLELSLLERHQTIAGLDEVGRGALAGPICVGLVCLTKKAAQKSPPPGLNDSKLLTAAQRSVLVPAIDTWASRWTLGWASPREIDGGGMTKALRQAAWRAIAALPAPPDQVILDGSHDWLSAGPDLFELEAAPYYGPVTTKVKADQACASVAAASVVAKVARDQLMSELDATYPLYGWAANKGYGSQGHRQALVQHGPSILHRLSWALPAPAADET
- the rplS gene encoding 50S ribosomal protein L19 codes for the protein MQKLDAVDQPTLRDDIPEFRAGDTVKVHVKVVEGSRSRVQVFQGVVIARRGEGVRASFKVRKVSFGVGVERTFPVHTPTIDHIEVVTRGDVRRAKLYYLRQRHGKAAKIRERREARS
- a CDS encoding DUF2469 domain-containing protein; this encodes MSAEDLEAYEAESELALYREYRDVVSLFAYVVETERRFYLANQVDLQVRSAGGEVFFEVAMADAWVWDVYRTARFVRSVRVVTFRDVNIEELSKPDMSLP
- a CDS encoding YifB family Mg chelatase-like AAA ATPase, whose protein sequence is MSRIGRTLAVSLMGLDGYVVEVEALVQRGLPSFVLVGLPDTSLGESRDRVRAAFAASGLQFPEYRVTVNLSPASLPKSGSGFDLAIAVAVLASAALIDPERNQKVVYLGELALDGRTRPVRGILPAVVAAKAAGYRRVVVSPGNATEAKLVDGVKVLEVVSLADLAQKLGAQVDKVPPVEPAAGQVRPHRQAGPELDLTEVLGQPEARKALEIAAAGGHHLLMTGPPGTGKTMLAARLPGLLPPLSEREAVEVTAIHSVAGVLRAEDGLITKPPFQAPHHTATPAAIVGGGTGLPRPGAVSLAHRGVLFLDEAPEFNVRVLQTLRQPLERGEVVIHRAAGMARFPAEFHLVMAANPCPCGQGWGQGQACKCTSIAKRRYFGRLSGPLLDRMDMVVGVEPASGLSLNKTASGESTAAVARRVAKARIRQRQRFAKLGWRLNSQAPGAYLRSQVEPGTYIDKTLRRSLDQGYLSLRGADRVLRVAWTVADLGGQDAPTSDDLDLALLLRLRAVS
- a CDS encoding YraN family protein, whose amino-acid sequence is MYNCSTAGGVDLSRQALGRFGEARAARYLESIGYQVVERNWRSRAGEVDLVALDADCLVFVEVKTRSSLNFGSPAAAISPAKLARLRRLAGAYLAERRPGVDKVRIDVVAVLTGGGPNRLQHFKAVQS
- the dprA gene encoding DNA-processing protein DprA, whose translation is MIRLPFDLDDPVLALAAWSRLAEPGDQDAVRLVRGVGPVEALRWLVTQRKPDSAQSGGGLERAMKRWSGRLEGLDPRRELKVLHRLGGRFITPDCPAWPAGFEDLGLAAPLSLWVLGGAEAPLEQLWGRSVAVVGARACTHYGETVTFSLVSGLVAAGTTVVSGGAFGIDAAAHRAALAAGGRTVAVMAGGVDRLYPAAHEDLLKEVAASGAVISEVPPGSAPRRERFLERNRLMAAMTAATLVVEAGWRSGAHRTASTAAELLRPVGAVPGPVTSAASAGCHRLIREGIATLVGDAAQLIELSAAISQAPEPMTACPSGPLDGLSLPERRVFDALPLRGAASVSQLVKSSGLDVSQVLAALSRLERSTRAANTGGLWRRHQPQAKLAHR
- the lepB gene encoding signal peptidase I; this translates as MSSKSPETTDDSLSPVARHSKEGSSKTQPVTPTGKTLRFLREVAIVVVAALVLSFLLKTFLIQSFTIPSGSMNPVLERGDRVIVTKLAPGMLKIHRGDIVVFTDPGQWVQDQPVHPQRTGLARVVRAITTEIGLTPVDGTEYLIKRVIGLSGDRVACAGPGKPLTVNGVAIDETLYLPAGAAPSGTAFDVVVPDGALWVMGDNRAASSDSRAHMDEELGGAVAKSRVVGVAQLRSWPIGRWSVLRNPGQVFAEVPNAEDRSAP